Proteins encoded in a region of the Phaenicophaeus curvirostris isolate KB17595 chromosome 1, BPBGC_Pcur_1.0, whole genome shotgun sequence genome:
- the ZIC5 gene encoding LOW QUALITY PROTEIN: zinc finger protein ZIC 5 (The sequence of the model RefSeq protein was modified relative to this genomic sequence to represent the inferred CDS: inserted 2 bases in 1 codon; deleted 1 base in 1 codon) produces MFLKAGRGKKITTASVDGLGRVVMEPPLSKRNPTLRLADLAAAQPHPHQNMTGFPGLGNHHVHPHHGAHLHPGDAGGDPGGALTPLGPEHMAQPAALKLTPEAXSPPPPPPSPLPPPPPPPPPPPPPPPPPTRRPPPPCRDSRRGGAAGREFLLRRELPAAAAAAAAAHGALGERHPPAGSPHLPPPPPHGVFISAAGTYGASDGAHAAFPPPAHGEQGAPAGRHPPPSGQMRLGLAAGELYGRAEAHYGAAAAAASSSALQGYGSVNLSLAAAGGHGHPHPPHPHPHHHHHHHHGHVGAAGAFLRYMRQPIKQELICKWIDREPPPPPPPPPPPPGGRKPCSKTFGTMQELVSHVTVEHVGGPEQSSHVCYWEECPREGKPFKAKYKLINHIRVHTGEKPFPCPFPGCGKVFARSENLKIHKRTHTGEKPFKCEFDGCERKFANSSDRKKHSHVHTSDKPYYCKIRGCDKSYTHPSSLRKHMKIHCKSPPPSPTPPGSQGFAGPPDGPLPPDGEPRAAALSPPVTNLSEWYVCQAGGAPRRPRSPSSRGSSPLPGEEDEPRRTSGGRAAP; encoded by the exons ATGTTTTTGAAGGCGggtagagggaaaaaaataacaacggCGAGCGTAGATGGGCTTGGCCGTGTCGTTATGGAGCCCCCTTTGAGCAAGAGGAACCCGACACTGAGATTAGCGGATTTGGCAGCGGCTCAGCCCCATCCTCACCAGAACATGACAGGCTTCCCGGGGCTGGGGAACCACCACGTCCACCCCCACCACGGGGCCCACCTCCACCCGGGGGACGCGGGCGGCGACCCCGGCGGCGCCCTCACGCCGCTCGGACCCGAGCACATGGCTCAGCCCGCCGCCCTCAAGCTCACGCCCGAGGC CtcaccgccgccgccgccgccttcgccgctcccgccgccgccaccgccgccgccgccgccgccgccgccaccgccgccgcctacgcgccgcccgccgccgccctGCCGGGATTCCCGtcgggggggggcggcgggacGGGAATTCCTCCTGCGGCGGGAGctgcccgcggccgccgccgccgccgccgccgctcacGGAGCGCTGGGCGAGCGGCACCCGCCCGCCGGGTCCCCCCACctcccg cccccgccgccccacGGCGTCTTCATCTCGGCCGCCGGCACCTACGGGGCATCCGACGGGGCGCACGCCGCGTTCCCCCCGCCGGCGCACGGCGAGCAGGGAGCGCCCGCCGGTCGCCACCCGCCGCCGAGCGGGCAGATGCGGCTGGGGCTGGCGGCCGGGGAGCTGTACGGGCGAGCCGAGGCGCACtacggagccgccgccgccgccgcctcctcctcggCGCTGCAAGGCTACGGCTCCGTCAACCTCAGCctggcggcggcgggcgggcacGGGCACCCGCACCCCCCgcacccccatccccaccaccaccaccatcaccaccacgGGCACGTCGGGGCGGCCGGGGCCTTCCTGCGGTACATGCGGCAGCCCATCAAACAGGAGCTCATCTGCAAGTGGATCGACCgggagcctcctcctcctcctccgcctccgCCTCCGCCACCGGGCGGGAGGAAGCCTTGCTCTAAAACTTTCGGCACGATGCAGGAGCTGGTGAGCCATGTCACCGTGGAGCACGTCGGGGGACCCGAGCAGAGCAGCCACGTGTGCTACTGGGAGGAGTGTCCGCGGGAAGGAAAGCCCTTCAAAGCCAAATACAAACTCATCAACCACATCCGAGTGCACACGGGAGAGAAAcccttcccctgccccttcCCCGGCTGCGGAAAAGTCTTCGCCCGCTCCGAAAACCTCAAGATCCACAAGCGGACTCATACAG GGGAGAAGCCCTTCAAGTGCGAGTTCGACGGCTGCGAGAGGAAATTCGCCAACAGCAGCGACCGCAAGAAGCACTCGCACGTCCACACGTCGGACAAGCCCTACTACTGCAAGATCCGCGGCTGCGACAAGTCCTACACGCACCCCAGCTCCCTGCGCAAGCACATGAAGATCCACTGCAagtccccccctccctccccgacGCCGCCGGGCTCGCAGGGCTTCGCGGGGCCCCCCGACGGCCCCCTGCCCCCCGACGGcgagccccgcgccgccgccctgTCCCCGCCGGTCACCAACCTCAGCGAGTGGTACGTGTGCCAGGCGGGGGGGGCGCCCCGGCGGCCGCGCTCCCCGTCCAGCCGCGGCAGCTCCCCGCTCCCCGGGGAGGAGGACGAGCCCCGCAGGACCTCGGGGGGGAGAGCGGCTCCCTAG